The DNA segment GTTCCCATCAGGAAATTTCAGATTCAATTTTGAAGCCTCAAAACCATCAATGTATGGAAATATATTTTCATATGATCTAATGGTGGTGAAGAAGTAACTTATGACTAAGTCCAAACATTTGAGATGAGTTTTCATCATTTTCCCAACTACTTTCAACGGATGCAGATTCGACATCTACATCAAGTGGCATTGGTTTTTCTGCACTGGTCTTACTCAGGCCACCATTCACATCACTAACTCTATAGAAAAATGGCGGTGTGTTCATtgaatttaatataaatatataattagaattaatttatGTTTGATGTATATAATATTTAGATTTGGATCATAAGAGTTGTTatttatatatgcataacaacaTGATAATGGAGGTGAAGCAACATAAagcatttatttattaattggagagaaagtttataaaaaaaatggagaaggaaagcatttatttatttgtagaGAAAGAAAgtaagttagagagagaagttaGAGAGAACGAATttgcagaaaaatgaaaaaagatgAAGGGATAAATGGAGAGATAATAAAGAGAAGTTTGCCTTCAATAAGGGTAAGGAagtaatttatcaatttttttttgacattttgaccggtcaaagctgaggtggcgcATTGATCGAGCGTTGACTGTTCATTTTTACCTGCCGTACACCATAGTGTCCGGTCACCTAcaagttcgtatatattagtgagacaaattgaagattgtacaccaaagtgtgaaatggggtaaaggttatacaccatagatgaaatttaccccctTTATGCTTAATCATACAACTATTGCACTTATTTGGAAGTTAAAAATCCCGAGGAAGTAAAAGACTTTCGTCCTATTGCACTTTGTAATGTGCTTTATAAACTTATATAAAAAACTTTAGCTAATCGTTTGAAGCAGGTCTTACCTAGTCTTATCCATGGATCTCAAGCTGCTTTTGTACCGGGCCGTTTAATTACTGATAATGCCATTATTGCTTTTGAATCCTTTCATATTATGCAGGGTCGAATGAAGGGGAGGAAATGTCATTTTGCTCTTAAATTGGATATGAGTAAAGCTTATGATCGGGTTGAGTGGAGTTTTTTGCGGCTCATGCTGGTTCAAATGCAATTTCCTGAGAAATTCATTGATCTCATTATGCTCTGTGTATCCTCTCTGACTATGTCTGTTAGAATTAATGGGTTTCTCGAAGGTTTTATTAAGCCTTCAAGAGGCTTGCGGTAGGGAGACCCTATCTCCCCTtatctttttttaatatgtgtTGAGGGACTTTCTGCTGCTATCAGAAAAGCAGAATCACAGGGACGGCTACATGTAGTCAAGCCTAGTAGGAAAGGACCCAGTATATCACATCTTTTTTTCGCTGACGATTCTCTTATTTTTGGTAAAGCTGTTCTGCAGGAGGCTTTGACTATTTCCACAATTCTTAAGCAATATGAGGGTGCTTCAGGGCAGATGATTAATTATGAGAAGTCGAAATTTTTTTTCAGTAAAGGAGCTGATCCTGAGTTAAAGACCTCTATTCTTGAGTTATTCCAGGTAAAGGAGACAAGGGGCTTACCTAAGTATTTAGGGCTGCCAACTATCATTGGAAGATCAAAAAAGGTAGTCTTTGTTTCCATTAAAGAGAGAATCCTGAGGCGTCTTGCGGGATGGTAAGGAAATTTTGATTAAAACTGTAATTCAAGCTATCCCACAGTATGTTATGTCTTGTTTTTTGCTACCTGATTCATTCTGCTTGGATATTCAACGAATTATTAATCGGTTTTGGTGGGGTGGCGATTGTGATAAACGCCCATTGTATTGGCTAACATGGGAAGCTATATGTAAATCCAAAGAGGAGGGTGGTCTAGGTTTTCGCTGGTTAAAGTCCTTTAATCTTGCACTATTAGCTAAACAATGCTGGAGAATTTTAAAATCTCTGAATTCACTATGTGCTCGAGTTCTAAAAGCCAAATATTTCCCACACTCATCTTTATTAGAAGCTCCGTTGAGTTAAAATCCGAGTTATTTTTGGAGAGGCATTCGGGAGCGAATGGGCTTATTGAAAAAGGACTGTTATGGCGGGTTGGAAATGGTGATCAGATCCGGGTATGGAAGGATAATTGGGTACCCGGTCTTAATACGAAACATCCTTTAATTTGTCTTAATTCCCCTAGACCTGAGCGGGTGTGTGAATTAATTTTACAGGAACGTTGTGAATGGGATAAAGAAAAATTATCACGGTTTTTTTCTGAGTCAGATCAAAGGgaaattcaaaaaattatattaagcTTTCGACGACCGGAGGACTCATGGGTTTGGGGATATACAAGGTCTGGGTTGTTCTCGGTTAAATCGGCTTATTATTTGGCGTATAAATGTCGAATTTCTACTACTGATTGTCCGTCGTCTTCCACCTTACGGGTATCAGATTTTTGGAAGAAGCTTTGGACTGCTAATCTACCTTTGAAGGTCCGGCATTTTATCTGGAAGCTAATTCACAATATTTTGCCTACTTTTGCTGCTTTGGCTAATCGTAAAGTACCTTGTGCTGAAACGTGCCCTCTCTACGGTTCTCAATTTGAAGATGCTCTCCATGCGGTTAAGCTTTGCAAGAATAATCGAGAGGTGTGGCGTGTTGCGGAGTTACCGCTGCGCATTGACAAAATTGAGGCTTCCGATACCTTTTCCTGGATTCAGGTATGTTTTGAAAAGTTAACTTCTTCCCAATTTTCCCTTGCTGGTTGTATTATGTGGTGGCTATGGTACCGGCGTAACAAATTCATTCATGAAAACCGGTGGATTGATGACGTCCTTCTAACTAGTGCGAATAAATTCATGACGGAATGGCAGCCTAGCACTAAAGATACTTCTCTTTCAATTCCTACTGCTATGACCTTTGACCCTTATAAAATATGGCATCCTCCCCCGCGAGGCGTTACAAAAATTAATTGTGATGCTTCAATTGAGAATAATGGCTGTATTGCAAGGGTTGGGTTAATAGCGCGGGATGAGGAGGGTCGGATCCTTGCCTCAGCTAGTATTCCGATTAAACCGTGTGACTCTGTGGAAGAGGCTGAACTTCAAGCGATTATGGTTGGATTACAAATGGCTCGGGATTGTTTTTTTCCCCATGTTTGCATCGAGTCTGATGCTCAATCTGTTATTCACACTCTATTGGGTATTCGTCTACCTACTTCTACTCTGAGTCTTTTGTATGAGGATGTTCTTTCTTTTAGTACAGATTTTGCATCATGTGCTTTTACTTTTATTCATCGTGAAGGTAATGAACCAGCCCATCAGTTAGCTAAATGGGCTAGGGACCTTACGTTTCCATTGGTGTTCATGGAGGATTATCCGGCTATTATTTGGAATTCGGTTTGTACTGATGTTTCTCGTTTAATGAtataatatatgttttcattcaaaaaaaaaacaccccTTAAAATAGGGATAAGGTGAAAAAAACGTTGTAACTAATGTTGGCAGTCAAtagtaattttattcttaatgttATTAAATTGGATTAATTTAAGAAATAGTTCATTAAacatctacactttacatgaGAGTCATTTTCATTCGTTAGTAatatatcacaaacatataattaaacgtgaatttttttaaaaaattaaaaatttaacgTGTATTATACGAGTTGgacaataaaaattcaaaaaatttcaccaaatttataaatattaatctttaattctattattaaataatagaaaaatatgATAACGATTTAATATACAATTGGTGTTGAATAAGAAACAatatatctgtgttttataataatgtctgaaattgacctaacttactaataaaattacacaattttaaacGTGGGGTGAATTGCTTCTACAGTATTTTTGTCTTAAAATATTTGTTTAGATATAGGTAAAAATGATGTTGGTTGTGAGGGTAAAATTCACAAATAATTGTTTATTTTTTGTGAGGTTGGGGGAAAGCGTATTATCTTCTAAATTTGAGCATTATGGAGTGCATTGGGgggattacattacattacttACAGTACAACTTCTAGTATTTGCTAAGAATAAAGTAACAAACAATTCCATTAGTCCTTTCCCatcaatcttcttcttcctcctccctcctatttctctctctctctctcttcaacatTAAATCAAACACTTGCTGCTCCATTTTCAGCTCCTCCATCTCCTCTAAAATGGAAGTTCCATAATCACTCCATCTATATATccttttttctgttttatcaGCAGGAGATCTACTTGTTTAAATTCTGTGTTATTTCTGTTCCGATCGAGAAAAACTGAAGAAAGAACTACTTGCCTGATTCACTAACCCTAAACAGTTGATTTCAACAAGATCGATCGGAGAAATTTCCTAATCGACTTCTGCAAATGGATAGCTCCAACTTAAACAACAGCAGCAGCAATACCTCCTCCTCCGTTACAACCGCCGTCTCAGTAGCAACTTCGCCCTCATCCTCCACCACCACACCCAGCCGGTACGAGAACCAAAAACGCCGAGACTGGAACACTTTCGGTCAGTATCTTAAGAATCACAGGCCGCCGTTGTCTTTATGCAGGTGCAGCGGAGCTCATGTACTTGAATTCCTCCGATACCTAGATCAATTCGGAAAAACTAAAGTACATACTCCAATCTGCCCGTTTTATGGACATCCAAATCCTCCAGCTCCTTGTCCATGTCCTCTCCGCCAAGCCTGGGGTAGCTTAGATGCTCTGATCGGCCGTCTCCgggcagcctttgaagaaaatGGAGGGAGACCGGAAGCAAATCCGTTCGGAGCTCGTGCTGTAAGGCTTTATCTTCGCGAAGTTCGTGATTTGCAGTCGAAAGCTAGAGGTATTAGCTAcgagaaaaagaagagaaagcGTCCGCCGCAGCCTCAAATCCAACCTCTGCCGCCGCCGCAATCAGGTGCAAATTAATCTCgttataaaagaaaacataaGAGTCTACTTCTGCCATTTCTCTCTTCTTCATATCCACACTACTGTAATTTGTTATTCACCTCCATatctatattttttagggttagttttcttcttcatcttcttctttttccctgGGTATTTCTGTTTGCCTTACAAAAACAATGCATAGATAGATCTGATTGAATCAGCTTTTTATGCAAACAGTTATAGTCTATGTGGATTTTACAAGGAGCATCTAATTtgctcatatatatatatatatatatatatatattgtacttTAATAATCATGTATGACAATCCTTAGATTTGATGTCAATTATCTTTTCTTTCTAGTCTATTTGAATACATGTGATTTCAAATTTGGAATTAAATCTTACATTCTTTAAAGATAAATGATATGCTGCCCCTAGCATTCAAACTACTTATATTAACAACTTTTTTAGTTCAACTATTAGTATCATATTGTTTGTTGTTGCCGTAGTTGGTAGAGTGAtcacataattttttttcccaaaagaGCTATCAATAATAACAGTTATTTGTTGGATTTTACTTAGCAGGTTATGTTTTTACTTCAAATTTTTTCTTGACATAGATTAGTATCAAAATCTCTATGATACAGCTGTTGATGGTAAAATGGGATTGGTGATGAAGTACTAGAGAGAAGCCAATTAATACAGATTTCAAAAGTTAGGAGTATCAATTTGCACCCAGCAACCCCCTTTTTGTGGAGACAAAGGGCGGAATCATTCCTCTCAAGAGTGGTTCCGGTGTCGGAGCACCTCCGGGCCACCTCTTGTCTCCCCTTCTGCTGGAGAAGGAACCTTAGATAGGACAGGATCCTAAGCACACTAAAAAATAGGTATACGAACACCACAGGGGTGAAAACGAGCCGAACCAAGATCGAATAGGGGCTGACTCGGCTCGGTTCGAGAAGTGGGGAGATcgggctcggctcgagctcgaagctcATCGAGTCTAGAAGTTTGCATACGAGCCGAACCAAGACCAAATAGGGGCATGCTCGGTTTGAACTCGATGTAGGTTTGGTTCGAGCTCAAAGCTCATCGAATGGCTCGTTTTGTTAAAACAGTTttgaatatatttattataCATAATTAACATTTTATCAtctaaaaaacaaatataatatgCCATCTataacaaatttaaaaaaattaataagattaaacaaatatagAATCTAACAAATTCGAATTTACATCTAGAAGAAATTTGAGTTTTGGGATCAAACATTTAAGTGTggtttaaaattataaattaaaaaaattaataaaagtttacaaattaaAAAGCAGTAATATAtactatataatattaataaaaaaaactcttaaaaaTGCTGAGTCAAATCCAAGAAAGTTCAGACTCCAACTCATTAATGATCGAGCCGAACCCAATCAATCCAAACTTTGATCGAACTTTGACTGAACCGAACATGAACAGTTTACAAACTAGACAGGTTTGTTCGCAGCCCTAACTAGAGCCATGAGCTATAGAATATATCTTGTAAATAATTGGGGAAGTATTGTGTGGACTCTAATATATATAAGTATCTAATGTCAGATACCTGAAGAGTAGTATGCAATaggttaatatatatatatatagtgtttttTTCCTGTCcatttgttttttggtttactacCTAATGTAATAATAGAGTCACAATTTAGTACATATTTTGTTGATTCTTGTTATAGCAAAATTGACAATGAATCTTGTTAGTGCTGTCATTTCAATTAATAGTGGCAGACAAATGCTAACTATTCATGACCATAAACTTGTTGACTAATATCTTAAAGCATTTAATATCATCTTTTCATTTCTTTACCCACAGTAAAATTCCCCCTTTTAGTTTTTATTCCATTTTCCTTGATGTTATTTAGTACATTTTTGTTGAGGCAAAATAATTAGAGTCTTGCATATATATTATAGACCAATCAACTGTTGAATCTAGCTAGTTTCAAGTCTAATCAATGATGGAaggtataaaaattaaattaggaAGAAAAGACAAAAAGTCTACATCTATAAACTTTCCATTATTGATCATAAATTACTATATATTATTgctacttcttttttttttttggtagaaaaggaaaagaaaaacgaaaaacaacaaactacccaggaattagcctaggtaagctaaccccaatcctatcttctaagagaagatgagagatgaaactaggggaaacaggaagggtagtaacgcctaacgtcccttcatggcccgccgccgccaagcgatcagcaacacgattctgctctctaaaaatgtgtctgaactctacgaactcaaaggaggagcaaagccttataatagctttgatgaggttgcgactgttaagacccatagaatgattctcagaaatcattttgattgcttccaaattatcagactccacagagagcctcttaacacccagccttttagcaagattgattccagtaagaatagcccagagctccgcagaaaaggaagaacccaaccctaaattctgggagaacccagaaagccagacgccccctacatctctaagcacacctccagccgcaatcttaccgttactgaggcaggaaccatcagtattcagcttcacaaccccctctcttggcctgctccatcccacgagatggacatcacaacactgagaggctctggcaagggactctcctttgaaactatcgataatagagaaaagttttttcgagaagaaatcagctaagtttgtcataaaaacagttttatctccaaaaatctcctcgtttctccatttccaaacttggtgacagataatagcaaagaaaatgtcaccatgctccatgtatggaagcaactttcctctaacaccatcagagaaccagtcgacctcagaatgtgccatgaaggaagagaaaatatggtgtgggagaattttcctccaaacctctttactattagagcaatctctaagagcatggcacaaagtctcaacatggcctctgcatctactgcaagctccagaatcagccaagtgccttctgtgcctatccgaattagtaagaagcctgtccttaacgcccagccacaggaaactcctaatacggaaaggaactttaagggtccaaatcgacttccacacatccgagggaggatcagatctaaagagagagaaagcttcaaaggccgatttgcaagaataaactccattgttagtcagcgcccaacagtgcctatccaagtcttcctcttgattactcaccttcactccccgcattctaaggagagtctcaaggctaaagaaagtatcaaactttgaccagatccagtccccttccgagtcaaccatatcggcaatcctccagttgcgtatatcactaggcgggggggaagaacacacctcaattaacggtttatccccaatccagttatcaaaccagaaactaatggacttaccattccccacctccaggccaactcccaagcagaactcatcaaacacagcactaagtcctttccagaggaaggaacaattagcaactctctctttcgggcccccgaagattttgtctttccgatacttaccacaaaggaggcgaacccaaagagaggaagggttttgccacatacgccaaaggagtttcattaataaaactttattattgtcctttgctttcctaatacccagacccccagaatctttaggctggcaaacctcactccaagggacaagatggatcttcctgccctccgcagcttccccccacaggaacctacggttaatcttgtcaagatcattaagcacaggatccggaagcttacaagcctgcatgatgtgattgggagcagcacaattaacagattgaattaacgtgaggcggccagcgagagacagagtcttggctttccaaatggcacacttcgaattagctttatccaaagtctctttgaaggagcctttagacacacgctcactatggaggggaacgcccagatacttcccaagagaatcagtaagaggaatacctgagagatcacttaatctcttacagactctctgattcatattcttagagcacatcatcctagatttctggatattaagcttctgcccagaggccgaacaaaaacaatccagaatatccataatgactctcaactgctcctcattaccctcaagaaagataaggacatcatctgcaaagaataagtgagtcacctggggacagaagctgttgatcgccacagggtggaaactcccattatcaatcgcatcctgaatcaggtgagagagcctctccatagcaataacaaaaaggaaagggctcataggatccccctgacggattcctctgcccggggaaaattcctccgacatatccccattgaccataacttgaaacacaggagaagaaatacataccttaattaaacttctccaactgtccgggattctagctctctcaaggctctccatcaagaaatcccaattaattcgatcataggccttctctaaatccagcttcagagccacaatgcctttcctccccttcctaatcttcatcgtgtggaccatctcttgggcgatcaccacattatccatcatttgtctaccaggcacaaagctaccctgattctgacaaatgatcgcaggaagaatgccacggattctattagccacaatctttgtaacagttttgtaaagaacattacaaagactgataggtctcatatgcaaaaaggaagaaggcttatcaatcttaggaatcagaaccaggag comes from the Euphorbia lathyris chromosome 5, ddEupLath1.1, whole genome shotgun sequence genome and includes:
- the LOC136230031 gene encoding protein LIGHT-DEPENDENT SHORT HYPOCOTYLS 3-like, with amino-acid sequence MDSSNLNNSSSNTSSSVTTAVSVATSPSSSTTTPSRYENQKRRDWNTFGQYLKNHRPPLSLCRCSGAHVLEFLRYLDQFGKTKVHTPICPFYGHPNPPAPCPCPLRQAWGSLDALIGRLRAAFEENGGRPEANPFGARAVRLYLREVRDLQSKARGISYEKKKRKRPPQPQIQPLPPPQSGAN